From Bacillus sp. FSL K6-3431, the proteins below share one genomic window:
- a CDS encoding AGE family epimerase/isomerase: MNKLKSEVSIELTERILPFWMGLTDKQYGGIFGTIDYDLLVDKKADKGGIVTARFLWTFASAYRVTGNEAYIQTAQHLYHFLKEQVHDEEFGGLYWLVDYKGNPKNTRKHVYTQSFGVYALSEYFRASKDEGALALAKKLFFLIEDKGFDRKVNAYREEFDREWNEMPNEMLSENGLLADITMNTHIHVLEAYTTLYKVWPTEEVKERITNLLYILHEKIYNRETKFLGVFFDKNWNSLIDLKSFGHDIEASWLIDEAIKAIGIENPAYDKMVIDIAYNIAECAIEEDGSLINEQAGNVLDRTRIWWVQAEAIVGFYNAYERTKDEKFLELAEGLWQYIQKKIIDCREKGEWLWAVDLEGNPLQLNVGDPWKASYHNGRFCLEIMERVAK, translated from the coding sequence GTGAATAAGTTAAAAAGTGAAGTTTCCATTGAATTAACTGAACGAATTTTACCATTTTGGATGGGATTAACTGATAAGCAGTACGGGGGTATATTTGGAACAATTGATTATGACCTACTTGTGGATAAAAAAGCGGATAAAGGTGGCATTGTGACTGCGCGGTTTTTATGGACGTTTGCTTCTGCTTACCGAGTAACAGGAAATGAAGCGTATATACAAACAGCTCAGCATTTGTATCACTTTTTAAAAGAACAAGTCCATGATGAGGAATTCGGTGGTTTGTATTGGCTTGTTGATTATAAAGGCAACCCGAAAAATACTAGAAAACATGTTTATACACAATCATTTGGTGTTTATGCTTTGAGTGAATATTTCCGAGCGAGTAAAGATGAGGGAGCATTGGCATTAGCAAAAAAACTTTTTTTCTTAATTGAAGATAAAGGTTTTGATAGGAAAGTAAATGCGTATCGTGAAGAGTTTGATCGTGAGTGGAATGAAATGCCTAATGAAATGCTTAGTGAAAATGGTCTTCTTGCTGATATTACGATGAACACTCATATTCATGTACTAGAAGCTTACACAACTTTGTATAAAGTGTGGCCAACAGAAGAGGTAAAAGAAAGAATTACAAATCTACTATATATTTTGCATGAGAAAATATATAATCGTGAAACAAAATTCCTTGGTGTGTTTTTTGATAAAAATTGGAACAGTCTTATTGATCTTAAGTCATTTGGTCATGATATCGAAGCAAGTTGGCTAATAGACGAAGCGATCAAAGCAATTGGTATCGAGAATCCCGCATATGACAAAATGGTCATTGATATTGCATATAATATTGCAGAATGTGCTATCGAAGAGGATGGTTCACTTATTAATGAACAAGCGGGGAATGTGCTAGACAGAACACGGATATGGTGGGTGCAAGCTGAAGCAATTGTAGGATTTTATAATGCCTATGAACGTACGAAAGATGAAAAATTCCTTGAACTTGCTGAGGGTCTATGGCAATACATACAAAAAAAAATCATCGACTGTAGAGAAAAAGGCGAGTGGTTATGGGCAGTAGATCTGGAAGGCAATCCGCTCCAGCTTAATGTGGGAGATCCGTGGAAAGCCTCATATCATAATGGCAGATTTTGTTTAGAAATAATGGAGAGGGTGGCTAAATAA
- a CDS encoding carbohydrate ABC transporter permease has translation MQPTIAEKKLQTQAVVTKEKKGKRNLISLEKLKNWAWVIVRSVLIIGLSFVILYPILLKVSIAFKQRMDLYDPTIVYIPRNFTLENFKYVLETMDYFKVLLNSFLLSGGTMLLTTLACAVVGYGFARFKFKGSNILFALVILTILVPPQTIMVPTYLQYRNFDIFGIIGLFNDGKGIKLIGTYWPFIISSITAMGLKAGLFIFIFRQFFKGVPKEIEEAALVDGAGVFKIFIKIMLPNAVPAMITVMLFSFVWQWNDIYFTTMFLEQASVLSSQLQIAGSTIAYNLSTAGGQGATDPSYLSMLVNTSVLLSILPLIIMYMFVQRHFVESVERAGIVG, from the coding sequence ATGCAGCCGACTATCGCAGAAAAGAAATTACAAACGCAAGCAGTTGTAACAAAAGAGAAAAAGGGAAAGCGTAATCTCATTAGTTTAGAAAAACTAAAAAATTGGGCTTGGGTCATTGTCAGGTCGGTATTAATCATCGGGTTATCCTTTGTAATTCTTTATCCAATATTATTAAAGGTTTCTATAGCCTTTAAACAAAGAATGGATTTATACGATCCGACAATTGTGTATATTCCGCGCAATTTTACATTAGAAAATTTTAAATATGTACTGGAAACAATGGATTATTTTAAAGTACTATTAAATTCCTTTTTACTTTCGGGGGGGACCATGCTCCTCACAACTTTAGCATGTGCAGTTGTGGGATACGGATTTGCGCGGTTTAAATTTAAAGGTAGCAATATCCTTTTTGCATTGGTCATTTTGACAATTTTAGTTCCTCCGCAAACAATCATGGTGCCTACATATTTACAATATAGGAATTTTGATATATTTGGGATAATTGGATTGTTTAATGATGGAAAAGGAATCAAATTAATCGGTACCTATTGGCCATTTATAATATCTTCCATTACAGCGATGGGATTAAAGGCAGGATTATTTATCTTTATTTTCCGGCAATTCTTCAAAGGTGTTCCGAAAGAAATTGAAGAAGCAGCTCTTGTTGATGGTGCGGGAGTTTTTAAAATATTTATTAAAATCATGTTGCCAAATGCCGTCCCAGCTATGATTACTGTTATGCTTTTTTCCTTTGTATGGCAGTGGAATGATATTTACTTTACAACGATGTTCCTTGAACAAGCGAGTGTTCTCTCATCCCAATTGCAAATTGCGGGGTCAACAATAGCTTACAATTTATCAACAGCGGGGGGGCAAGGTGCAACAGATCCTTCTTATCTTTCCATGCTCGTAAATACAAGTGTTTTGCTATCGATATTACCATTAATTATTATGTACATGTTTGTCCAAAGGCATTTCGTAGAAAGCGTTGAAAGGGCTGGTATTGTTGGGTAA
- a CDS encoding carbohydrate ABC transporter permease, whose amino-acid sequence MLLKSNKMSLEERKGLWGWAFISPWLIGFVLLFAIPLLQSLRYSFSELTLSPNGINLEFLGIANYQNALTENVDYNRTLAEVVIDMVVNVPLIVIFSLFIASILNQKFRGRMIARAIFFLPVILASGVISSIESGDFLQSAMMGNSGEDNIQTGLQSFELEKMMLHAGMNDFIVEYLTGAVNRIYEIVSSSGVQIIIFLAGLQSISPQLYEVAKIEGATGYESFWKITLPMISPLILTNVIYSVIDSFTDNDMTTLLQETAFKQFDYGLSGAMSWIYFLVISVILLISTFFISKKVFYQ is encoded by the coding sequence ATGTTACTTAAAAGCAATAAGATGTCCCTTGAAGAAAGAAAGGGGTTATGGGGCTGGGCTTTTATCTCACCCTGGCTAATTGGTTTCGTGCTACTGTTTGCCATTCCATTATTACAATCGCTCCGCTACAGTTTTAGTGAATTGACACTTTCACCAAATGGAATTAATTTGGAGTTTTTAGGGATAGCCAACTATCAGAATGCATTAACAGAGAATGTAGACTATAATAGAACGCTTGCCGAAGTTGTCATTGATATGGTCGTAAACGTTCCACTTATTGTTATTTTTAGTTTGTTTATAGCAAGCATATTGAATCAAAAGTTTCGGGGGCGGATGATTGCCAGAGCGATTTTCTTTTTGCCGGTTATACTAGCATCTGGAGTTATTAGTAGTATTGAAAGTGGAGACTTCCTACAGAGTGCAATGATGGGAAATAGCGGGGAAGATAATATTCAAACAGGGCTGCAAAGCTTTGAACTTGAAAAAATGATGCTTCATGCGGGTATGAACGATTTCATTGTCGAGTATTTAACAGGTGCTGTTAATCGGATTTACGAAATTGTTAGTTCATCTGGTGTTCAGATTATTATCTTTCTTGCTGGACTACAATCCATCTCCCCTCAGCTCTATGAAGTAGCAAAAATTGAAGGGGCAACTGGCTATGAATCATTCTGGAAAATTACACTACCAATGATTAGTCCATTGATTTTAACGAATGTAATTTATAGTGTTATTGATTCGTTTACGGATAATGACATGACAACATTACTTCAAGAAACAGCATTTAAACAATTTGATTATGGTTTGAGTGGAGCTATGTCATGGATATACTTTTTAGTAATTTCAGTCATTTTATTAATCAGTACCTTCTTTATTTCGAAAAAAGTGTTTTATCAGTAG